ATTTCCGCTGGAACATACTGGCGGAAATGGGTAAAGAATTTAGCTTCCATTTACACGGAAGCGATTATGCCCCCGTCAACCATGAGCACATGCCCGTTGACGAAGCTAGAGGCATCGGAAGACAGGAAGACAGCCGCCCCGACAAGTTCCTCCACATTCCCCCACCGGCCGGCAGGCGTGCGCTGGCACAGCCATTGGGTGAAGGCCTGGTCGGCCACCAGCTTTTCATTCATTTCTGTTTTAAAATAACCCGGCGCAAGTCCATTGACCTGCAGACCGTGACGGGCCCAGTCCGTTGCCATGCCCCTGGTCAGGTTTTTGACCGCTCCCTTGGTTGCGGTATAGGGCGCGATGCCTGGTCGTGCCAGTTCGCTCTGCACCGAACAGATATTGACGATTTTCCCCCGTCCACGCGGCAGCATATGCTTTGCTACGGCCTGCCCGACAAAAAAAACCGCGTTCAGGTTCGTGGCGATCAGG
This DNA window, taken from Komagataeibacter sucrofermentans DSM 15973, encodes the following:
- a CDS encoding SDR family oxidoreductase, with translation MIMALIIRTDIVMQDDPLFSLAGRRALVTGASRGIGLTLARGLGRHGAKIVLNGRHPEPLEAARAMLEREGVEAVIAPFDVTDQDAVIAGVEKIEAEYGPVDILINNAGIQRRAPLDQFSRADWDALIATNLNAVFFVGQAVAKHMLPRGRGKIVNICSVQSELARPGIAPYTATKGAVKNLTRGMATDWARHGLQVNGLAPGYFKTEMNEKLVADQAFTQWLCQRTPAGRWGNVEELVGAAVFLSSDASSFVNGHVLMVDGGIIASV